The DNA segment CGGCCAGGGGATATTTTATGTAATAGAGATGGCCTTCCTTGGTCTCATGCTCCACTTCCAGATCGGCCAGGGCGGTTTGACAGCGGGGACACCAGTTAATGATATAATCACCTTTATAGATCAGGCCTTCCTCATAGAGGCGGACAAAGACCTCGCGCACCGCTGCCGACAGCCCTTCATCCATAGTGAAGCGTTCTCGGCTCCAATCGCAAGAACATCCCAACCGCTTAAGCTGTGAGATAATCCGCCCCCCGGATTCCGTTTTCCATTTCCAGACCCGGGCCACAAAAGCCTCCCGGCCCAGAGTATAGCGATCCTGACCCTCGGCGGCCAGCATCTTCTCCACCACATTCTGAGTGGCAATGCCGGCATGATCCGTACCCGGCATCCATAACACGTTATAGCCCTGCATGCGCTTGAAGCGGATTAAAATATCCTGCAAGGTATTATTCAGGGCATGGCCCATATGCAAAGAGCCGGTGATATTGGGAGGGGGAATAACAATACTGTAGGGCGGTCGTTGGCTTTCCGCCTCCGCCCGAAACAAGCCTGATTCCTCCCAATACTTATACCAGCGACTCTCTATTTGTTCGGGGTGGTAAACCTTATCTAACAGTTCTGCCATAAACTACTCCGGGTCCACAGGTGGCCCAGCCATAAATTATCGTAATTCAACCTGACGCCGAATTATCCAGCGACTTTGGTTAATTAAGGGTAGTATATCACAAAAAAAGGGATTAGTAGCTAATCCCTAAAACGGTCCTCTTGACCAAACCAGGTATCAGGTTTTATCTACCCGGCTTTCCTTTAAATCCTCAATCGACTCAATGTCTTCCTCTGTACTCGAGGTTGTCGGTCTTCTGAAGGAAAATCTTTCCTCACCTCGAGGGTCAGCCATTTCTCAACCTGTGCTTTTTATAATGACTAATTAAGCTAAAATCGGGATTAACACATTGACCCCGGCCTGTCAAGATTTTTCTGGGCTTGAAAAGCGGTTAATTGAGCGTCCTAAAATTAAGCTTGACTTTCACCAAGAATATTTGATATGACCAAATGGTCGTACGAGGATTTTGCAGTGACCGAAACTGTTCTCCCCACTTTTCTTAATCTACCGCAGGCCAAGCAGGACAAGATTGTGGCTGCGGCCTTGGCCGAGTTTGCCGACAAAGGTTATCAACAGGCCAGTATCAACGTCATGGTGGCCAATACGGGCATCGCCAAGGGTTCAATGTATCAATATTTCAAGGACAAAAAAGGAATCTTCCTCTATATTTTTGAATTTGCCATCTCCTTGGTGCGCTGCACCCTGATGCAGGTCAAGGAAGCTACCCGAGAGGAAGATTTCTTTACCCGGCTGGAGAAATCATTGCTGGCCGGAGTCGAGTTTATCCGTCACCATCCTCGCATCTATGGAATTTATCTGAAAATTTTATTTGACCAACATGTGCCCCAACGACAGCAGTTGCTCAAGGCCATCCGCCAGTTTGCCGCCGAATATTTTCAATCGCTGCTGCGCCAGGGTCTGGAACGGGGAGAACTCCGGGCCGATCTGCCCGGCTCGGCGGTCATCTTCCTGTTGGACGCTTTGTTCGACCGCTTTCTCCAGGCCACCTGCGTGCCCTTCTTCGATGTTACCCTGGGGCTGGAACAGGCCCCGGCGGAAGAGATCGAACAACGGGTCCAAGAATTAATCGAACTGCTGCGGGCCGGGTTGGCAGGCTAAAATTTTTTAAATTATAAGTGACCTGCTGGTCATAAGGAGAGACCCATGCATCGGGAGAATGGAAATTTCAGTGATCGAAAGCTGTTTCCCATCTATGAAAAGGTAAGGGCGCAAAGACGCCTGGACTTCGAGGATGGCCGGACTTTGTACCAGACCTCGGATCTGCTGGGTCTGGGCTATCTGGCCAATCTGGTCCGGGAGCGGTTGCACGGCTCTCGGGCTTATTACATTTATAATCAGCATATTAATTATTCCAATATCTGTATCAATGGCTGCCGCTTCTGTGCCTTTGGCAAGACCGCCGATGATCCTCACGCCTATGAAATGAGCCTGGAAGAGATTTTTGCCAAGGTCCGGGAGCGCCTGGACGAGCCCATTACTGAGCTCCATATTGTCGGCGGACTGCACCCCGACCTGCCATTTAGTTATTACCTGGAAATGCTCAAAGGTATTAAGGCTATCCGCCCGCAGGTCCACATCCAGGCCTTCACCGCAGTGGAAATCGCCCATCTGGCCAAAATTGCCGGGCTGTCGGTGACCGAAACCCTGGAAGCCTTAAAGGAAGCCGGCCTGGGGTCGCTGCCCGGGGGCGGGGCTGAAGTATTTAGCCCTCGTATCCGCCACGCCCTATGTCCTCGCAAGCTGTCCCCCAAAGGTTGGCTAGAGGTCGCCCAAAGCGCTCATCGCCTGGGTCTGAAAAGCAACGCCACCATGCTCTATGGGCACATCGAAACCATTGAGGAACGGGTGAACCATCTGCTGCAGCTGCGTGTTGCCCAGGATGAGAGCGGCGGCTTTTTGGCCTTCATTCCCCTGGCCTTTCACCCCCGGAACACCCAATTAGATCATTTAAATGACACCACCGGCTTTGACGACTTGAAAAATTTGGCAGTAGCCCGCCTGCTGCTGGACAATTTCCCCCATATCAAGGCCTTCTGGATCATGATCGGGCCTAAGATCGCCCAATTATCGCTGTCCTTCGGGGTCAATGACATCGATGGCACGGTGATCGAGGAGCGCATCACCCATATGGCCGGGGCCCAGACCGCGCAGGCCTTAACCCGGGCGGAACTGCTGCACCTGATCCGGGAAGCCGGGCGGGAGCCCATAGAACGGGATACCCTGTATAACGCCATCTCCTGATGAAAACCAATAACCCCGGACTTGCAGAAAAACTGGCCAGCGGAGAACGTTTAGGAGCCGCTGAGGCCATGGCCTTATGGGATGAGGATTGGTTGAGCCTGGGGCGTTGGGCCGATCAGGCCCGTCAGCGTCACCATCCTGAGCCCTGGGTAACCTATGTGGTCGATCGCAACATCAATTATACCAATATCTGTGTCTCGGGCTGTAAGTTCTGTGCCTTTTACCGGCGGCCCGGAGCACCGGGCGGTTATGTTCTGGAGCGCACCGCCCTGATGCAAAAATTGGCCGAAACCAAAGCCCTGGGCGGCACCGGCATTCTCCTCCAGGGCGGCCTCAATCCGGCCCTGCCCCTGGAATTTTATGAAGAATTGCTGAACTTTATTCGCCGTGATTTTGGCCTGCATATCCACGGGTTTTCACCGCCGGAGATTGTTTTTCTGACCCGGCTTTCGGGGCTGTCGGTGGCCGAAATCCTCCAGCGGTTAATCGCCGCCGGGTTGGGATCGATTCCCGGCGGCGGCGCCGAGATTCTGGTGGACCGGGTCCGCCAGGCGATCTCCCCTCATAAATGCACGGTCCAGGAATGGCTGGCGGTGATGGAAACCGCTCATGGATTGGGTTTGCGCACCACTGCCACCATGATGTTTGGCCATCTGGAAACCCGGGCGGAACGGGT comes from the Deltaproteobacteria bacterium genome and includes:
- the mqnC gene encoding dehypoxanthine futalosine cyclase is translated as MKTNNPGLAEKLASGERLGAAEAMALWDEDWLSLGRWADQARQRHHPEPWVTYVVDRNINYTNICVSGCKFCAFYRRPGAPGGYVLERTALMQKLAETKALGGTGILLQGGLNPALPLEFYEELLNFIRRDFGLHIHGFSPPEIVFLTRLSGLSVAEILQRLIAAGLGSIPGGGAEILVDRVRQAISPHKCTVQEWLAVMETAHGLGLRTTATMMFGHLETRAERVEHLLRLRELQDRTGGFTAFIPWSYQPGSTALGGTTAGVIEYLKTLAISRLVLDNFANLQVSWVTQGAKVAQVALKFGANDFGSTMIEENVVAATGVGFRLSQEEIIRQITTAGYQARQRDHLYRLVLKRSSRPDAKTSRRSSLILAT
- the mqnE gene encoding aminofutalosine synthase MqnE, whose protein sequence is MHRENGNFSDRKLFPIYEKVRAQRRLDFEDGRTLYQTSDLLGLGYLANLVRERLHGSRAYYIYNQHINYSNICINGCRFCAFGKTADDPHAYEMSLEEIFAKVRERLDEPITELHIVGGLHPDLPFSYYLEMLKGIKAIRPQVHIQAFTAVEIAHLAKIAGLSVTETLEALKEAGLGSLPGGGAEVFSPRIRHALCPRKLSPKGWLEVAQSAHRLGLKSNATMLYGHIETIEERVNHLLQLRVAQDESGGFLAFIPLAFHPRNTQLDHLNDTTGFDDLKNLAVARLLLDNFPHIKAFWIMIGPKIAQLSLSFGVNDIDGTVIEERITHMAGAQTAQALTRAELLHLIREAGREPIERDTLYNAIS
- a CDS encoding TetR/AcrR family transcriptional regulator, translating into MTETVLPTFLNLPQAKQDKIVAAALAEFADKGYQQASINVMVANTGIAKGSMYQYFKDKKGIFLYIFEFAISLVRCTLMQVKEATREEDFFTRLEKSLLAGVEFIRHHPRIYGIYLKILFDQHVPQRQQLLKAIRQFAAEYFQSLLRQGLERGELRADLPGSAVIFLLDALFDRFLQATCVPFFDVTLGLEQAPAEEIEQRVQELIELLRAGLAG